From Citricoccus sp. SGAir0253, a single genomic window includes:
- the groES gene encoding co-chaperone GroES produces MSVSIKPLEDRIVVRPLEAEQTTASGLVIPDTAKEKPQEGQVVAVGAGRVDDNGKRIPVDVSEGDVVLFSKYGGTEVKVGGEEYLVLSARDVLAIVTK; encoded by the coding sequence GTGTCTGTCTCCATCAAGCCCCTCGAGGATCGCATTGTTGTCCGTCCGCTGGAAGCCGAGCAGACCACCGCTTCCGGCCTGGTGATCCCGGACACCGCCAAGGAGAAGCCGCAGGAGGGCCAGGTCGTGGCCGTCGGCGCCGGCCGTGTCGACGACAACGGCAAGCGCATCCCGGTGGACGTCTCCGAGGGCGACGTGGTGCTGTTCTCCAAGTACGGCGGCACCGAGGTCAAGGTCGGCGGCGAGGAGTACCTCGTGCTCTCCGCCCGCGACGTGCTGGCCATCGTCACCAAGTGA
- a CDS encoding dicarboxylate/amino acid:cation symporter codes for MTGFGPQILAALVVGLVLGLVARSTGHSEETPTGLGVTLQVIGSSYVSLLKTTVIPLVFFAVVASIANLAKVTNAARLAAKTLLWFGITSLIAVVVGLVIGAVMQPGVGTGQQAPEGYEGKTGSWWAFLQGLVPSNFLGLSASTAAAEDGTLSTSVSFNVLQVLVISIAVGVAALKLGERARPFLDFSASTLEVIQKVLWWIIRIAPIGTVGLIGNAVASYGWDTMGTLAKFVVAIYVGLAVVLLVVYPVLVKAHGLSVRQYFTGMWPAFQLGFVSRSSIGTLPVTQRVAERNFGVPRGYASFAVPLGATTKMDGCAAIYPAIAALFVAQFFGLDLAWSDYLLVIVVSVLGSAATAGTTGGVVMLTLTLSTLGLPLAGVGLLLAVDPIVDMGRTGVNVVGQALVPALVSKQEGILDQDRYDASRAGANLLADDEADLLDAGHDGGAGTGAERRPEASRA; via the coding sequence ATGACGGGCTTCGGCCCGCAGATCCTCGCGGCCCTCGTCGTCGGCCTCGTCCTGGGCCTGGTCGCCCGCTCGACCGGCCACAGCGAGGAGACCCCGACCGGCCTCGGCGTCACCCTCCAGGTGATCGGCTCCAGCTACGTCTCGCTGCTGAAGACCACCGTCATCCCGCTCGTCTTCTTCGCCGTCGTCGCCTCGATCGCCAACCTCGCCAAGGTGACCAACGCCGCCCGGCTGGCCGCCAAGACCCTGCTGTGGTTCGGCATCACCTCGCTGATCGCCGTGGTCGTGGGCCTCGTCATCGGCGCCGTGATGCAGCCCGGCGTGGGCACCGGGCAGCAGGCCCCCGAGGGCTACGAGGGCAAGACCGGCAGCTGGTGGGCGTTCCTGCAGGGCCTGGTCCCCTCGAACTTCCTGGGCCTGTCCGCCAGCACCGCCGCCGCCGAGGACGGCACCCTGTCCACCTCCGTCAGCTTCAACGTGCTGCAGGTGCTCGTGATCTCGATCGCCGTGGGCGTCGCCGCCCTCAAGCTCGGCGAGCGCGCCCGCCCGTTCCTGGACTTCTCGGCCTCCACGCTCGAGGTCATCCAGAAGGTGCTGTGGTGGATCATCCGCATCGCCCCGATCGGCACCGTCGGGCTCATCGGCAACGCCGTGGCCAGCTACGGCTGGGACACCATGGGGACCCTGGCCAAGTTCGTGGTCGCCATCTACGTGGGCCTGGCCGTGGTGCTGCTGGTCGTCTACCCCGTGCTCGTGAAGGCCCACGGCCTGTCCGTCCGGCAGTACTTCACCGGCATGTGGCCGGCCTTCCAGCTCGGCTTCGTCTCCCGCTCCTCCATCGGCACCCTGCCGGTGACCCAGCGGGTGGCCGAGCGCAACTTCGGCGTCCCGCGCGGCTACGCCTCCTTCGCCGTGCCGCTGGGCGCGACCACCAAGATGGACGGCTGCGCCGCGATCTACCCGGCCATCGCCGCCCTGTTCGTGGCCCAGTTCTTCGGCCTGGACCTGGCGTGGAGCGACTACCTGCTGGTCATCGTGGTCTCCGTCCTGGGCTCCGCCGCCACCGCGGGCACCACCGGCGGCGTGGTCATGCTGACCCTGACCCTGTCCACGCTGGGCCTGCCGCTGGCCGGCGTGGGCCTGCTGCTCGCCGTCGACCCGATCGTGGACATGGGCCGCACCGGCGTGAACGTGGTGGGCCAGGCGCTCGTCCCGGCCCTCGTGTCCAAGCAGGAGGGGATCCTGGACCAGGACCGCTACGATGCCAGCCGCGCCGGCGCGAACCTGCTGGCCGACGACGAGGCGGACCTCCTCGACGCCGGGCACGACGGCGGCGCCGGCACCGGCGCGGAGCGCCGCCCCGAGGCGTCCCGCGCCTGA
- the guaB gene encoding IMP dehydrogenase: MSAQIPGPSDEPVATAADPFGFVGLTYDDVLLLPNATDVIPADADTATRLTKRITLNIPVISAAMDTVTEAPLAISLARQGGLGIIHRNLSIEDQAAHVDRVKRSESGMITDPVTVGPDATLAELDELCARYRVSGLPVVDGSNTLLGIITNRDTRFIPRAEFEHRTVESAMTRMPLITARVGISREETVALLSEHRIEKLPLVDANDKLQGLITVKDFDKAEQYPDAAKDDEGRLRVGGAVGFFGDGYERAMALVEAGADVLVVDTANGHTQGVLDMIARLKKDPASAHVDVIGGQAATYAGAKAIVDAGADAVKVGVGPGSICTTRVVAGVGVPQITAIYEAAKATIPAGVPLIADGGLQHSGDIGKALVAGADSVMLGSLLAGTAESPGDLVFYNGKQFKAYRGMGSLGAMQTRTGKRSYSKDRYFQADVPSDEKLIPEGIEGQVPYRGPLSAVVHQLVGGLRQTMFYTGARSIGELKQNGRFVRITPAGLKESHPHDIMMTVEAPNYRSR, from the coding sequence GTGAGCGCACAGATTCCCGGTCCCTCTGACGAACCGGTGGCCACCGCCGCCGATCCCTTCGGTTTCGTCGGCCTCACCTACGACGACGTCCTGCTGCTGCCCAACGCGACCGACGTGATCCCGGCGGACGCCGACACGGCCACGCGGCTGACCAAGCGCATCACGCTGAACATCCCGGTGATCTCGGCCGCCATGGACACCGTGACGGAGGCGCCGCTGGCCATCTCCCTGGCGCGCCAGGGCGGGCTCGGGATCATCCACCGCAACCTCTCGATCGAGGACCAGGCGGCCCACGTGGACCGCGTCAAGCGCTCGGAGTCCGGCATGATCACCGACCCGGTGACCGTGGGCCCGGACGCCACGCTGGCCGAGCTGGACGAGCTGTGCGCCCGGTACCGCGTCTCCGGCCTGCCGGTCGTGGACGGCTCCAACACCCTGCTGGGCATCATCACCAACCGCGACACCCGCTTCATCCCCCGCGCCGAGTTCGAGCACCGCACCGTGGAGTCCGCCATGACGCGGATGCCCCTCATCACCGCGCGCGTGGGCATCTCCCGCGAGGAGACCGTGGCCCTGCTCTCCGAGCACCGGATCGAGAAGCTGCCGCTCGTGGACGCGAACGACAAGCTCCAGGGCCTGATCACCGTCAAGGACTTCGACAAGGCCGAGCAGTACCCGGACGCGGCGAAGGACGACGAGGGCCGCCTGCGCGTCGGCGGCGCCGTGGGCTTCTTCGGCGACGGCTACGAGCGTGCCATGGCCCTCGTGGAGGCCGGCGCGGACGTCCTCGTGGTGGACACCGCCAACGGGCACACCCAGGGCGTGCTGGACATGATCGCCCGCCTGAAGAAGGACCCGGCGTCGGCGCACGTGGACGTCATCGGCGGCCAGGCGGCCACCTACGCCGGGGCCAAGGCGATCGTGGACGCCGGCGCGGACGCGGTGAAGGTGGGCGTGGGCCCGGGCTCGATCTGCACCACCCGCGTGGTGGCCGGCGTCGGGGTCCCGCAGATCACCGCGATCTACGAGGCGGCCAAGGCCACCATCCCGGCGGGCGTGCCGCTGATCGCCGACGGCGGCCTGCAGCACTCCGGCGACATCGGCAAGGCGCTGGTCGCCGGGGCCGACTCCGTGATGCTCGGCTCCCTGCTGGCCGGCACCGCCGAGTCCCCGGGTGACCTGGTGTTCTACAACGGCAAGCAGTTCAAGGCCTATCGCGGCATGGGCTCGCTCGGCGCGATGCAGACCCGCACGGGCAAGCGCTCGTACTCCAAGGACCGCTACTTCCAGGCCGACGTGCCCTCGGACGAGAAGCTGATCCCCGAGGGCATCGAGGGCCAGGTGCCCTACCGCGGCCCGCTGTCCGCGGTGGTCCACCAGCTCGTGGGCGGGCTGCGCCAGACGATGTTCTACACGGGGGCCCGCAGCATCGGCGAGCTCAAGCAGAACGGCCGCTTCGTGCGCATCACCCCGGCCGGGCTGAAGGAGTCGCACCCGCACGACATCATGATGACCGTCGAGGCGCCGAACTACCGCTCCCGGTGA
- a CDS encoding GuaB3 family IMP dehydrogenase-related protein has translation MTQQIEIGRGKRARQAYALDDIAVVPTRRTRDPEDVSIAWQIDAFRFDMPVIGAPMDSVMSPDTAIALGQLGGMGVLNLEGLWTRYEDPTPVLEEIAAFEPSNYSPSNTRRLQEIYARPIQPELITARLAQIREAGVVVAGSLTPQHTQEYYETVLAAGVDMFVIRGTTVSAEHVSQNREPLDLKKFIYELDVPVIVGGAAGYTPALHLMRTGAAGVLVGFGGGSSTTTRRALGIRVPMATAISDIAEARRDYMDESGGRYVHVIADGGLGTSGDIVKALAMGADAVMLGAALARASEAPGRGWHWGGEAAHADMPRGDRTQVGTVGSLQDVLWGPSHHTSGTSNLMGALKRAMATSGYSDVKEFQKVEVLVAPARDR, from the coding sequence GTGACCCAACAGATCGAGATCGGACGCGGCAAGCGCGCACGCCAGGCCTACGCATTGGACGACATCGCGGTGGTGCCCACCCGGCGCACCCGGGACCCCGAGGACGTCTCCATCGCGTGGCAGATCGACGCGTTCCGGTTCGACATGCCCGTGATCGGCGCCCCCATGGACTCCGTGATGAGCCCGGACACCGCCATCGCGCTGGGGCAGCTCGGCGGCATGGGCGTGCTCAACCTCGAGGGCCTGTGGACGCGCTACGAGGACCCCACCCCGGTGCTGGAGGAGATCGCGGCGTTCGAGCCGTCGAACTACTCCCCGTCCAACACCCGGCGGCTGCAGGAGATCTACGCCCGGCCCATCCAGCCCGAGCTCATCACCGCCCGGCTGGCCCAGATCCGCGAGGCCGGGGTGGTGGTGGCCGGCTCGCTGACCCCCCAGCACACCCAGGAGTACTACGAGACCGTCCTGGCCGCCGGCGTGGACATGTTCGTCATCCGCGGCACCACGGTGTCCGCCGAGCACGTGTCCCAGAACCGCGAGCCGCTGGACCTGAAGAAGTTCATCTACGAGCTGGACGTGCCCGTCATCGTGGGCGGGGCGGCCGGCTACACCCCGGCCCTGCACCTGATGCGCACCGGTGCGGCCGGCGTGCTCGTCGGCTTCGGCGGCGGCTCCTCCACCACCACCCGCCGCGCGCTGGGCATCCGCGTGCCGATGGCCACCGCCATCTCGGACATCGCCGAGGCCCGGCGGGACTACATGGACGAGTCCGGCGGCCGCTACGTGCACGTGATCGCCGACGGCGGCCTGGGCACCTCGGGCGACATCGTCAAGGCCCTGGCCATGGGCGCCGACGCCGTCATGCTCGGCGCCGCCCTCGCCCGCGCCTCCGAGGCCCCCGGCCGCGGCTGGCACTGGGGCGGGGAGGCCGCGCACGCGGACATGCCGCGCGGCGACCGTACCCAGGTCGGCACCGTCGGCAGCCTGCAGGACGTGTTGTGGGGGCCCAGCCACCACACCAGCGGCACCTCGAACCTCATGGGCGCGCTCAAGCGGGCCATGGCCACCTCCGGGTACTCGGACGTCAAGGAGTTCCAGAAGGTCGAGGTCCTCGTGGCACCCGCCCGCGACCGCTGA
- a CDS encoding glycerol-3-phosphate dehydrogenase/oxidase, translated as MAAGPLPPTAAEPAGALGPAHRERTLAALAATTAADPLDVLVVGGGVVGAGTALDAATRGLSTALVEATDFAWGTSSRSSKLVHGGLRYLEMFDFPLVHEALRERGRLVEDIAPHLVRPVPFLYPLAKAWERAYVGAGVALYDGMAAGRTGHLPVHRHLGHAAVARIAPGLRPDSHLGAIRYYDAQVDDARLVIELVRTAAAHGAHCASRLEVTAYLGTGIAGAVTGVHGVEVLDRETGHRSTVHARRVITATGVWTGEIPVRLPDGGEQALTEGMPRVTAAKGIHLVVPRDRFTSSAGLILRTEKSVLFVIPWGRHWIIGTTDTPWHLGPDRPAATSADIDYVLERANTVLAEPLTRRDVVGVFAGLRPLVVPPGEDRPLGESPTEPASAADRSTARISREHVVVSPVPGLTVVAGGKLTTYRTMAADAVDAAVAAPGAPGTGALTGEDATGAGAGVPGSCTADLPLLGAQGWVPAWNRRTLLARESGLPAAVVESLLHRYGSGAPEVIGLALADPELARELPGLPGSLAAEAVHAVAREGARSVQDVLARRLRAVFEADDAGAAAAGPVARLVAPLLGWDAGRAAAEAERYRHWTRAQRATRQAATDEEAHALLVEAAHGSVRDPDRGGRPTTSEFYAG; from the coding sequence ATGGCGGCCGGGCCGCTGCCCCCGACGGCGGCCGAGCCGGCCGGGGCGCTGGGCCCGGCCCACCGTGAGCGGACGCTGGCGGCCCTGGCCGCCACCACCGCCGCGGACCCGCTCGACGTGCTCGTCGTCGGCGGCGGCGTGGTCGGGGCGGGCACGGCCCTGGACGCGGCCACCCGCGGGCTGTCCACGGCGCTGGTCGAGGCCACCGACTTCGCGTGGGGCACCTCATCGCGCTCCTCGAAGCTGGTCCACGGGGGGCTGCGCTACCTCGAGATGTTCGACTTCCCGCTCGTCCACGAGGCGTTGCGCGAACGCGGCCGGCTCGTCGAGGACATCGCCCCGCACCTCGTGCGGCCCGTGCCGTTCCTGTACCCGCTCGCCAAGGCGTGGGAGCGGGCGTACGTGGGGGCCGGCGTCGCGCTCTACGACGGGATGGCCGCCGGCCGCACGGGGCACCTGCCGGTGCACCGGCACCTGGGCCACGCGGCCGTGGCGCGCATCGCGCCGGGGCTGCGCCCGGACAGCCACCTGGGCGCCATCCGCTACTACGACGCCCAGGTGGACGACGCCCGGCTGGTGATCGAGCTGGTGCGCACCGCCGCTGCGCACGGGGCGCACTGCGCCTCGCGGCTCGAGGTCACCGCCTACCTCGGCACCGGGATCGCCGGCGCCGTCACCGGTGTCCACGGCGTGGAGGTGCTGGACCGCGAGACGGGGCACCGGTCCACCGTGCACGCCCGCCGGGTCATCACCGCCACCGGCGTGTGGACCGGGGAGATCCCCGTCCGCCTCCCGGACGGCGGCGAGCAGGCGCTCACGGAGGGCATGCCGCGGGTCACGGCCGCCAAGGGCATCCACCTCGTGGTGCCGCGCGACCGCTTCACCTCCAGCGCCGGGCTGATCCTGCGGACGGAGAAGTCCGTGCTGTTCGTCATCCCGTGGGGCCGGCACTGGATCATCGGCACCACGGACACCCCGTGGCACCTCGGCCCGGACCGCCCCGCCGCCACGAGCGCGGACATCGACTACGTCCTGGAGCGGGCGAACACCGTGCTGGCCGAGCCGCTGACGCGCCGGGACGTGGTGGGCGTCTTCGCCGGGCTGCGCCCGCTCGTGGTGCCGCCGGGGGAGGACCGCCCGCTCGGGGAGTCGCCCACGGAGCCGGCCTCGGCGGCCGACCGCTCGACCGCGCGGATCTCCCGCGAGCACGTCGTCGTCTCCCCGGTGCCCGGGCTCACCGTGGTGGCCGGCGGGAAGCTGACCACCTACCGGACGATGGCCGCGGACGCGGTGGACGCCGCCGTCGCCGCGCCGGGCGCCCCCGGCACCGGGGCGCTCACCGGCGAGGACGCGACGGGCGCGGGCGCCGGCGTCCCCGGGTCCTGCACCGCGGACCTGCCGCTGCTCGGCGCGCAGGGCTGGGTCCCGGCCTGGAACCGGCGCACCCTGCTGGCGCGCGAGTCGGGGCTGCCGGCCGCCGTCGTCGAGTCCCTGCTGCACCGCTACGGCTCCGGCGCCCCCGAGGTGATCGGGCTGGCCCTGGCCGACCCGGAGCTCGCCCGCGAGCTGCCGGGACTGCCCGGCAGCCTGGCGGCCGAGGCGGTGCACGCCGTGGCCCGAGAGGGTGCCCGGTCCGTCCAGGACGTGCTGGCGCGCCGGCTGCGCGCCGTGTTCGAGGCCGACGACGCCGGGGCCGCCGCCGCGGGGCCCGTCGCCCGGCTGGTGGCGCCGCTGCTCGGCTGGGACGCCGGCCGCGCCGCCGCGGAGGCCGAGCGGTACCGGCACTGGACCCGCGCCCAGCGGGCCACGCGCCAGGCCGCCACGGACGAGGAGGCGCACGCCCTGCTGGTCGAGGCGGCGCACGGGTCGGTCCGCGATCCGGACCGGGGCGGCCGCCCCACCACCTCGGAGTTCTACGCCGGGTAG
- a CDS encoding SURF1 family protein: MLKTALRPAWIAGLILALVVSAVFVLLGKWQMDNAASAPPPLTQTETPVPLTEHFRPGHAMLGTQADQVVTLSGRFVPGTDVLVHPRLQGQREGYWAVTALAVDGAPDGELIPVVRGWTDAPAATDPAPEGPVRLTGRLLPSEGPQPRGQERTEHGYVLANLSSAELVNLWDAPAYAGFVVAFDVASGGADGQAATDGQAAGAPAPAGGREVGAKAPGGELEPVWVGPQPQETTYNWMNIFYAIEWVVFAGFALYLWWRFLRDDVKREREEQELDRRWEADWRARELERRRAEAREAKRRAVEEYERFHGRTPATSSARPDASRSGTITASRPPSPQEDQ, encoded by the coding sequence GTGCTCAAGACCGCCCTGAGACCCGCGTGGATCGCCGGACTGATCCTGGCCCTCGTGGTGTCCGCGGTCTTCGTGCTGCTCGGCAAGTGGCAGATGGACAACGCGGCCTCCGCGCCGCCGCCGCTGACCCAGACCGAGACGCCCGTGCCCCTCACCGAGCACTTCCGGCCCGGCCACGCCATGCTCGGCACGCAGGCCGACCAGGTCGTCACCCTCTCCGGGCGGTTCGTGCCCGGCACCGACGTGCTCGTGCATCCGCGCCTGCAGGGGCAGCGGGAGGGCTACTGGGCCGTGACCGCCCTCGCCGTGGACGGCGCCCCGGACGGGGAACTCATCCCCGTGGTGCGCGGCTGGACCGACGCCCCCGCCGCGACCGACCCCGCGCCCGAGGGCCCCGTGCGGCTGACCGGCCGCCTGCTGCCCAGCGAGGGCCCGCAGCCGCGGGGCCAGGAGCGGACCGAGCACGGCTACGTGCTGGCGAACCTCTCCTCCGCCGAGCTGGTCAACCTGTGGGACGCCCCGGCCTATGCCGGCTTCGTCGTGGCCTTCGACGTGGCGTCCGGCGGCGCGGACGGGCAGGCGGCCACGGACGGCCAGGCCGCGGGCGCGCCGGCCCCCGCGGGGGGCCGGGAGGTCGGGGCGAAGGCGCCCGGCGGCGAGCTGGAGCCCGTCTGGGTGGGACCGCAGCCGCAGGAGACCACCTACAACTGGATGAACATCTTCTACGCGATCGAGTGGGTCGTGTTCGCCGGGTTCGCGCTCTACCTGTGGTGGCGCTTCCTGCGCGACGACGTCAAGCGCGAGCGCGAGGAGCAGGAACTCGACCGCCGGTGGGAGGCCGACTGGCGGGCCCGTGAGCTGGAGCGCCGCCGGGCCGAGGCCCGGGAGGCCAAGCGCCGGGCCGTCGAGGAGTACGAGCGCTTCCACGGCCGGACCCCGGCCACCTCGTCCGCACGCCCGGACGCATCCCGTTCCGGGACGATCACCGCGTCCCGGCCCCCGTCACCCCAGGAGGACCAGTGA
- a CDS encoding DUF3817 domain-containing protein has translation MPDPEDITEADLPAPPPRPGRQAPRRFAGTHQQIRSALGLYKVCAWITGIMLLLLVGEMVFKYGFGTELYAGGTRIDGSPNTLSFQPEDSVTGGVNLSIAVLIAHGWLYVVYLVSAFRLWSLMRWHGLRLLLIAGGGVVPFLSFIVERRVHAETEREMAEHPEALRRY, from the coding sequence CTGCCGGACCCCGAGGACATCACCGAGGCCGACCTGCCGGCCCCGCCGCCGCGGCCCGGGCGCCAGGCGCCGCGCCGCTTCGCGGGCACCCACCAGCAGATCCGTTCCGCCCTGGGCCTGTACAAGGTCTGCGCGTGGATCACCGGCATCATGCTGCTGCTGCTCGTGGGGGAGATGGTCTTCAAGTACGGCTTCGGCACCGAGCTCTACGCCGGCGGCACCCGGATCGACGGCAGCCCCAACACGCTGTCCTTCCAGCCGGAGGACTCCGTGACCGGCGGCGTCAACCTCTCCATCGCCGTCCTGATCGCCCACGGCTGGCTGTACGTGGTCTACCTCGTGTCCGCGTTCCGCCTGTGGTCCCTCATGCGCTGGCACGGCCTGCGCCTGCTGTTGATCGCCGGCGGTGGCGTGGTGCCGTTCCTGTCCTTCATCGTGGAGCGGCGGGTCCACGCCGAGACGGAGCGGGAGATGGCCGAGCACCCGGAGGCCCTGCGCCGGTACTGA
- a CDS encoding MFS transporter → MTAIPGADTVPLLPRARAAQRRAVRTLATAQVFSGLGNGATLSLGSILAVHLSGAESTAGLVNTALTLGSALVSIPLSQLALERGRRVALGLGLGAGLVGQALMVAAVVTRWFPVLLLGAFLVGFGAAVNLQARFAVTDLAQPRHRGRDLSLVVWAVTVGAVLGPNMVGPGAVLAAALGVPAHAGPFLISGAGMLVGWLIILAGLRPDPLLLRRELEGATGAGARAPAGPVTGTVTAPAPGRRRWSAGWHAIRRHPSARAALLSVVAAHAVMVGLMSMTPLHLQHEAGVASAELGRHPDTVVLIGFTISLHVAGMYALSPVMGVLADRFGPGRVVSGGLLTLLAATASTGLLPGEHAAVVTGLVLLGLGWSAATVAGSTLLVEALRPEERVPAQGFSDALMSLAAAVGSVVAGLVMGWLGYAGLSAVLGVVVLVSLAGVLRLVRR, encoded by the coding sequence GTGACTGCGATTCCCGGTGCCGACACCGTCCCCCTCTTGCCGCGCGCCCGGGCGGCCCAGCGCCGTGCCGTGCGCACCCTGGCCACCGCCCAGGTCTTCTCCGGCCTGGGCAACGGCGCCACCCTGTCCCTGGGCTCGATCCTGGCCGTGCACCTGTCCGGGGCGGAGTCCACCGCCGGGCTGGTCAACACCGCGCTGACGCTCGGCTCCGCCCTGGTGTCCATCCCCCTGTCCCAGCTGGCCCTCGAACGCGGCCGCCGGGTGGCGCTGGGCCTGGGCCTGGGCGCCGGCCTCGTGGGCCAGGCGCTCATGGTCGCCGCCGTGGTGACCCGCTGGTTCCCCGTGCTGCTGCTCGGGGCGTTCCTCGTGGGCTTCGGCGCTGCCGTGAACCTCCAGGCCCGCTTCGCCGTGACGGACCTCGCCCAGCCCCGGCACCGGGGCCGGGACCTGTCCCTCGTGGTGTGGGCGGTGACCGTGGGCGCGGTCCTCGGCCCGAACATGGTCGGGCCCGGCGCCGTCCTCGCCGCCGCCCTCGGGGTGCCCGCCCACGCGGGGCCCTTCCTGATCTCCGGGGCCGGGATGCTCGTGGGCTGGCTCATCATCCTGGCCGGCCTGCGGCCCGACCCCCTGCTGCTGCGCCGCGAGCTCGAGGGCGCGACGGGGGCCGGGGCCCGGGCGCCGGCGGGCCCGGTGACGGGCACGGTGACGGCCCCGGCGCCCGGCCGTCGTCGCTGGAGCGCCGGATGGCACGCGATCCGCCGGCACCCCTCGGCCCGCGCCGCCCTGCTGTCCGTGGTGGCCGCGCACGCCGTCATGGTGGGACTCATGTCGATGACGCCCCTGCACCTGCAGCACGAGGCCGGCGTGGCCAGCGCCGAGCTGGGCCGGCACCCGGACACGGTGGTGCTGATCGGGTTCACCATCTCGCTGCACGTGGCGGGCATGTACGCGCTGTCCCCCGTGATGGGCGTGCTGGCCGACCGCTTCGGCCCCGGGCGGGTCGTCTCCGGCGGACTGCTCACCCTGCTGGCCGCCACCGCGTCCACCGGCCTGCTCCCCGGCGAGCACGCGGCGGTCGTGACCGGGCTCGTGCTGCTGGGCCTGGGCTGGTCCGCGGCCACGGTGGCCGGGTCCACCCTGCTCGTGGAGGCGCTGCGGCCGGAGGAGCGGGTGCCGGCCCAGGGGTTCTCCGATGCCCTGATGTCCCTGGCGGCCGCCGTGGGCTCCGTGGTGGCCGGTCTCGTCATGGGGTGGCTGGGCTACGCCGGCCTGTCCGCCGTGCTGGGCGTGGTGGTGCTGGTCTCGCTGGCCGGCGTGCTGCGCCTCGTGCGCCGCTGA